In Hemibagrus wyckioides isolate EC202008001 linkage group LG16, SWU_Hwy_1.0, whole genome shotgun sequence, the sequence GATTTACAAGGTCTGTTCTGAGAcgatgtgctatgctgcaagaaagtAAAGCAGCACCTTCCTGAGTGAGATGGATCCCATCCTGCCCGAACAAACCAGCCTTGTCCACTTTGTATTCGAAGTACCACTTGAACATCCAGGTAGTTCagtgaccataacctgctgtaggCTACACCATATTGGGCAAgagcatatacactatattgccaaaagttttgggacgtctgcctttacatgcacatgaatgtaatatagagttgtcccgccctttacagctataacagcttcaactcttcttggaaggctttccacaaggtttaggagtgtgtttatgggaattcttTGACCACTcaactagaagcacatttgtgaggtcaggcactgatgttggacgagaaggcctggctcgcagtctccgctctaattcatcccaaaggtgttctatcaggttgaggtgcaggccaatcaagttcctccacaccaaactcactcatccatgtctttatggaccttgctttgtgcgctggtgtgcagtcatgttggaaccatccccaaactgttcccacaaagttgggagcatgaaattgtccttggtatgaagctgagacattaagagttcctttcattggaactaagggtccgagcccaacccttgaaaaacaacacctgaattcaatgattcggaggggtgttccaaaacttttggcaatataagtgtatcaGCTTTGGATATCATCTCTACAGTGTTACCCATAGTAACCTCATCCCTCTCTATTGTTTGGATGTGTGCTGCTAATGCTGCAATTAGAAAACACTACTGTGAGATCTTTTAAGAAAATCAGGTATACAGGTTGATGATTTCTTGGCCACCATATCAGTAGGtaaagagttcatttcactgtctCATCTCATCTCGTGATCTTCCATCGTTACACCAGACTTATCTAATTTTTCACCAATTGTCCGTGAGGAGTTACATTTTAACAAAGCCAGTTAGACATTCCCTGGTGTGCTGTGTCAGAATTCTCTCAGCATTCACAGATGAAACCTACGCAGTGCCATGACGAACGCTGTAATATCTCTGGTAAGTTTGTTTGGTAAGTTTTCCACTTGCTTCACTCAAAATCACGAATCCTGTtgcttcaggtgtgtgtgtttgtttgtttgtttgtttgtgatcAGCTGAAGAGCCCTGTGCTTGTTGCAGTCATTTTGGTCACAGGGATTGGGGGGACGTTCCAATATGGCTTCCACATTTCTGTCCTCACTGCGCCGTCAGCCgtgagtatcagtgtgtgtgtttctgttcagGAGAGGAGAAAACAGCTGTAGcgtttgtgtctgttttatcAGTTCGTTAAAGGGGGTATGAGGGAAATGCTCAAGGATTTGGTCAAGCATCCTTAAAACCTACTTTTTGGGTTTTTGGTATTTGCTAATTTTATAGATTcacttaatttattattatatcatttcaATTCAGCCAGCAGATGGTGttaaaaatcacacactgccgctttaaatTTATGTAAGAGGCATAAAGTAAATATGGCTGCTCTGATGAATGGTTTTGCTTGTGTTGTCAGTACATTAAAGAGCTGGTGAACAGCACATGCGTGCAGAGATATGGCCTCTCTCTGGAGCACTGGCAGCTCTCGCTTATCTGGTCCTTCATCGTCTCCATGTACTGCATCGGGGGTCTGCTGGGCTCCCTGTGTGCTGGGCACATCGCTTTCACCTATGGCAGGTAAAAATATCCCGTTATGGGTGAACACTCACTTtgttaacagaaaaaaataatgacgTCTAGAGCAGGAGTGTAAATGATGCATCCGAATTCGAGCTCCAGAGTCGGCTAAAATGATCCATTTCCATGATCTCATTCTCATGCACTGGAGATTGCAGTGATGTGGGAGTGGTGTCTTCTAAAAATCCACTGaagaactctttttttttaactctataTTCTAACCCATATATCCATAACGTACAATGGATGTGGGTCATTGTGATCCAGAGCTACCATGACCTGGGCTACTGATGAGCGTGTAATTATTAACACATGCACTTTGTATATTGCTAAACTGATGGCTTTACCTACAACACATAAACGCTAACATCACCGAACATGCTCCTGCCTGAGCTGCATACAGCTGAACTGCACCTTTAATGTCATGGGAATTGAAGGATGTTGGTGTTAGGGGTTTATGATTGAAATACCGTTCTTGGTGTAGCATTTTTAATCAGCGCTCCTACCATTTCAGAATGAATCACTAGCATGGCAACCATCAAGCAGATAATGCATGCGGAAGATATAGTAGCAGCTATAAAACTGGAAGCtcagagattgtgtgtgtgtgagacagtcgCATTGATAAGTTACAGACATAGTACGTATGAGAGGAAGATTAAGTAATAATTAAGATGATGTGTTAATCTGTGAATCTTTTAGCCACTTGGATGCGGTTTAGCTGTAAATTCTGGCAGCTGAGCAGAGAGTAATTCACTGAGACGGCTCTCCCGATCGATGTCAGACGTGACACGGTGGCATGAAATCGCATTTTAATACGGAGGAGCACAATGAAACATCCACCAGGTGCTGATCTCTGAATCTTAGGCAAAGTGTGTCGGATTTGTCTGGCTGGAGTTTAGGGTCATTATGGTGTCATGGTTCTCACAGTTTGACCAGACCAGTTTGACCTCAGCATGCGCCCGTCcctctctgtgattttacgtggcctaccacttcgtggctgagttgctgttgttcccagttgcttccactttgttaataataataccactaacagttgaccatggaatatttaggaaattgaattcactgagctcctgagagtgacccattctttcccaaatgtttgtagacgcagtctgcatgcctaggtaaCCTGTAGCCCTGGAAGTGATTGAAACAccagaattcaatgatttggaggggtgtcccaaaattttttgcaatatagtgtatctgtataGTGTATAAATGTCTTCTACTATATGCCATATTTCAAAGTATTAAAAATTATAACTGAATATCCTCCTCCATCTACACTATGTGAGCACCACAAATTGTGTTTTAATATTGCACCACAAGACCAGAACCCCTGCTGTACAGAATCTAGTATCTATTTCCATGTTTACTGTTTACGGCTTTCGAATTCGGCTTCTCATCCTGTTGCTCTTGTAATCAGGAAGATATGCCTCATGCTGAACAACGTGGTGGCCATCTGCGGAGCCGTGCTGATGGTGCTGAGCAAAACGGCACACTCCTTCGAGATGATCATGGCGGGACGCTTCATCTACGGCATCAACGCAGGTCGGCTGCTGCAAAAACAAGATCTCTTCTAATGTGATGATTAAGATGGGCTATGTTTTAGAATGTGGACAGTTTGAAATAGATAGCATGTTATTTTCAGAGCTTGAAAATGGAGTTTAATGGGCGTGGCTAATGTGATTGAAAATCAGAGAAACTTTTGTAAATCTGTTTTATAGCACtttactaagtgtgtgtgtgtgtgtgtgtgttgcaaggTGTGAGTCTGTCAGTCCACACCATGTATATCCTGGACTGTGCCCCCAAAAATTTAAGAGGGATGGTCGGTGCTTCTGTGGGCAGTTTTGTTGCACTGGGGAAGTTTTTCGGCCAGTTGCTTGGCATCAGGTGAGTCATGTGACTTCATCGTTGTTTACAGTAGAAAGAAACCTTTGAAGATGTCTTGCTAGAGGTGGGTGATATTGCCATATGATAATATCAtctatccattgtctatacccactttattcctaattagggtcacagggatctgctggagcctatcccagcacacattgggtgaaaggcaggggtacaccctggacaggtcaccagtccatcacagggccacacatatagacagacaaccacacacactcctatgggcaatttagaattaccaatcaacctaatgtacatgtttttggactgtgggaggaaaccagagtacacccacacagggagaacatgcaaactccacacagaaaggcctgggattcgaaccaggaccttcttgcttcttgctatgaggcaacaatgctaaccactaagccacgaTGCTGCCCTGATACTATCACGGTATTATATTTtgttgcaacaaaaaaaaaagggttttattttaatctttaacATTAATTGTGTAATGCAGCTAACCATTACAGATGACCGCTCTTAGCCATTTTTGTTTCTTGTCATCATTACATCGTCATGCAAGAGGTGCTTACATGGATGTTCTGTAACGTGACAAAATTCTATCAGTGTAAATGATATATTGCTGTATACcatcgatgtgtgtgtgtgtgtgtgtagtgagataTTGGGAACAGAAGCTTTGTGGCCTTTCTTGCTGGCCTTCAGTGCCTTGACTGGTCTTCTGCAGCTTGTCTGTTTTTACTTCCTGCCTGAGTCTCCACGTTTCCTGCTCTTAAACCGGGGAGACAAATCTGCCTGTGAgaagggtgagacacacacacacacacacacacacactgaattgtGTGGTGAGCCTGTTTAAAATtgacttctgtgtgtgtgtgtctttagctCTGCGGCAGCTGAGAGGTTCTCATGCTGACTTCACATCAGAAGTGGAGGAGATGCTGGAGGAGTGTGTGGCCCTGCAGAGTGTGAGGAACCACAGCGTGCTGGAGCTCCTGCTCGCCCGCTCCATCCGCTGGCAGCTATACACCATCTTAATTACCTtcatcacactgcagctgtgTGGCATCAATGCTGtgagtcctacacacacacacacacacacacacacacacacagagccataaTGACAGTGTTACTGGTTATACAAGATATAGAGAATGTCATCTGagtacatttctggcatttggcagacacccttatccagagcgacttacaattttatctcattttacacaagggccttgctcaggggcccagcagtggcagcttgatggacccgggattcaaactcacaaccttctgatcagtagtccatccactaagctaccacatcctagGGAATGATACATGTAGTTCTCAGTTCTCAAATAATAATAGAGCTTATTCTAATCGATTCTAAGATCATCACAGTCTTGGTCCGGTTCTGTTGACCTCAGTCCAGCATGTGCCGTGTTTCTGCAGGTTTATCTCTACGCCTCTGACGTGTTCCGCGCTGCAGGAATCCCAGCACACAACTTGCGCTATGTGACTCTGGGGACGGGGTTGTGTGAATTCTCCACTGCAGTCGTCTGTGTATgctgatcaaacacacacacacagacacacacacacatacacacacacacgtttcagaAAGGTGGTAGCTTATGTAATATAATGACAACAAATGTTGATCAAGAGATTGTTTTAGGGGCTGGTGGTTGAGCACACAGGGAAGAAGTTATTGATGGTTCGGGGTTACATGAGCATGTCTGTTACACTGCTCCTTCTCACACTCACGCTGTACCTGCAGGTCAGTTCAactctcctcatctctcctctcctctcctctcctctcctctcctctcctctcctctcctctcctctcctctcctctcatcttctctcctatcctttcatttcctctctcttcctctcctctcctctcctctcctctcctctcctctcctctcccctcccctcccctcctctcatcttctctcctatcctttcatttcctctctcttcctctcctctcctctcctctcctctcctttaatttcctctcctctcctatcctctcctctcctctcctcttctctcctcttctctcatctCATTTCCTCtatcctcctcttctctcatttcctctccttttctctctctcctttcatttcctctcctcttctcacATCTCCTCTCATCTTCTTTCCTCCCTTTATCTAATCtcacttcctctcctctcctctcctctcctctcctctcctctcctctcctctcctctctcctttgTGTTCATCAcgctgtgactctgtgtgttgttgAAGGTGCACGTGTCCTGGATGCCGTACTGCAGCATGGTGCTCATCTtcgtcttcatcatctccttcTGCAGCGGACCATGTGCGGACTAAGTGCACTTACATGACCGTTAGTGTGTAATGCATTTGGAATTGTGTCCATCGTGGTTCTACCGCATCATATAGATATTAACAGTGCACTACATGTCACTTAATCTCTCAGAGTAAACACTCAGAAGAGACTTCCctcttcacctctctctctctctctctctctctcactctctctctctctctctctctctctctctgtgtgtgaaacagCTTGTATAACAGCAACCCTGCCTGGAGAGCTTTTCACCCAGTCCTTTCAGTCACCAGCCTTCACTGTGGCCTGCACTCTCAACTGGATGGGGCTGTTCTTTGTGGGAATGGTGTTTCCTTTAATAGTGGTGAGTTTATAATCtctcacactgaacaaacacacagaatatacaccgatcaggcataacattatggccacctgcctaatatggtgCTCCGTGGTCCAGGTTCGTCAAACTCAaggctcaaatccttacacttgtccatttttcctgttaaatgttgacttgctgtctaatatatcccaccaactaacaggtgccatgatgaggagatcatcagtcttattcacttcacttgaagctggtcataatgttatggctgattggtgtattcaATTTTTGGTTAGAAATGCAGAAAAATTCTTACTGAATCAGAGGAGACAGTATCCTCAGTATCCATATGTCTACACAAGTGTGACTTGTAGTTCATCTGAGCGTATATTGAATCATATATCCCTCTAACCAGCGTGAAAATCATTTAATTTACGTTTGTGTTACATGCTCGGGTTTCTATTAACCTCCTTGGCAGATTATCAAATCTGTAATGCACTTTATTAGCGATGTGCACTCACCAGAGGTTGAACTATCTCTGCTGCTTCCTTCAAGCTTTACTTATCTTCCTAacatctgtatacacacacagtgagagatgACATATGAGATCGCAGAGAGACTGGTCATGAACATTAGTAGCATCAGTTCCAGAGCTTTTCGTGTTTCCCTTT encodes:
- the slc2a11l gene encoding solute carrier family 2 member 11, like isoform X2: MTNAVISLLKSPVLVAVILVTGIGGTFQYGFHISVLTAPSAYIKELVNSTCVQRYGLSLEHWQLSLIWSFIVSMYCIGGLLGSLCAGHIAFTYGRKICLMLNNVVAICGAVLMVLSKTAHSFEMIMAGRFIYGINAGVSLSVHTMYILDCAPKNLRGMVGASVGSFVALGKFFGQLLGISEILGTEALWPFLLAFSALTGLLQLVCFYFLPESPRFLLLNRGDKSACEKALRQLRGSHADFTSEVEEMLEECVALQSVRNHSVLELLLARSIRWQLYTILITFITLQLCGINAVYLYASDVFRAAGIPAHNLRYVTLGTGLCEFSTAVVCVHVSWMPYCSMVLIFVFIISFCSGPSCITATLPGELFTQSFQSPAFTVACTLNWMGLFFVGMVFPLIVEHLDYFCFLIFFVFCFANAVFFWYNVPETRNKSALEITAEFERMHSKAKHSETKLKALQDANTQNGKCTRL
- the slc2a11l gene encoding solute carrier family 2 member 11, like isoform X1; protein product: MTNAVISLLKSPVLVAVILVTGIGGTFQYGFHISVLTAPSAYIKELVNSTCVQRYGLSLEHWQLSLIWSFIVSMYCIGGLLGSLCAGHIAFTYGRKICLMLNNVVAICGAVLMVLSKTAHSFEMIMAGRFIYGINAGVSLSVHTMYILDCAPKNLRGMVGASVGSFVALGKFFGQLLGISEILGTEALWPFLLAFSALTGLLQLVCFYFLPESPRFLLLNRGDKSACEKALRQLRGSHADFTSEVEEMLEECVALQSVRNHSVLELLLARSIRWQLYTILITFITLQLCGINAVYLYASDVFRAAGIPAHNLRYVTLGTGLCEFSTAVVCGLVVEHTGKKLLMVRGYMSMSVTLLLLTLTLYLQVHVSWMPYCSMVLIFVFIISFCSGPSCITATLPGELFTQSFQSPAFTVACTLNWMGLFFVGMVFPLIVEHLDYFCFLIFFVFCFANAVFFWYNVPETRNKSALEITAEFERMHSKAKHSETKLKALQDANTQNGKCTRL